From one Salvelinus sp. IW2-2015 unplaced genomic scaffold, ASM291031v2 Un_scaffold3327, whole genome shotgun sequence genomic stretch:
- the LOC112075659 gene encoding repetin-like, producing MQEGRHRGDTRESPGRHQGDIRESPETQENTGRHRETTRENTRETPGRHQGDIREHQGDTRETSRETPGRHRGRHQGSHQGRHRETPGDHQGNTPGKEGEHQGDTRETQGVTRETSGRHQGTQGDTRETPGSHQGGHQGDTQGDTGETPGSHQGDTRETPGSTQGGTRETPGDTRETPGRHRGDTRESPGRHQGKTPGRHQGDTRETPGNNTWEETPAGRHQGAPGRHQGHQGVTRETTRETPGRHQGRHHGETPGRHQGDTRRPTRETPGNTHAGRETPGRHQGVTREDTRETSGIHQGDTRETPGRHQGDTTGRKGAPGRHQGVTRETPGRHRGRHQGTQGDTRENNRQGGRHRESPGRHRETPGRHQGDPRRPQGNTTGKEGDTRETQGDTGRHQGDTRETPGKYTGREGDTGETPGRPQGDTREIHRQRRETPGRPQGRHQGDHQETTREIHRQEGRTRRHQGDPGRHRGVTRETPGRHQGDTGEIPGREGDTRETPGRHRGDTVR from the coding sequence atgcaggaaGGGAGACACCGGGGAGACACCAGGGAGtcaccagggagacaccagggagacatCAGGGAGTCACCAGAGACACAGGAGAACACCGGGAGACACCGGGAGACAACCAGGGAGAacaccagggagacaccagggagacaccagggagacatCAGGGAGcaccagggagacaccagggagacatccagggagacaccagggagacaccgGGGGAGACACCAGGGGAGTCACCaggggagacacagggagacaccAGGGGATCACCAGGGAAATACACCAGGCAAGGAGGGAGAacaccagggagacaccagggagacacaGGGAGTCACCAGGGAGACATCAGGGAGACACCAGGGGACacagggagacaccagggagacaccagggagtcACCAGGGAGGACATCAGGGAGACACCCAGGGAGACACCGGGGAGACACCGGGGAGtcaccagggagacaccagggagacaccagggagtaCACAGGGAGGcaccagggagacaccaggggacaccagggagacaccagggagacaccggggagacaccagggagtcaccagggagacaccaggggaagacaccagggagacatcagggagacaccagggagacaccagggaaCAACACATGGGAAGAGACACCGgcagggagacaccagggagcaccagggagacaccagggacATCAGGGAGTCACCAGGGAGACcaccagggagacaccagggagacatCAGGGGAGACACCACGGGGAGACACcggggagacaccagggagacaccaggAGACCAACCAGGGAGACAccaggaaatacacatgcaggaaGGGAGACACCGGGGAGACACCAGGGAGTCACCAGGGAGGACACCAGGGAGACATCAGGGATCcaccagggagacaccagggagacaccagggagacaccagggagacaccaCAGGCAGGAAGGGAGCACCGGGGAGACACCAGGGAGTCACCAGGGAGACACCGGGGAGACACCGAGGGAGACACCAGGGAAcccagggagacaccagggaaAACAACAGGCAGGGAGGAAGACACAGGGAGTCACCAGGGAGACAccgggagacaccagggagacaccagggagaccCCAGGAGACCCCAGGGAAATACCACAGGCAAggagggagacaccagggagaccCAGGGAGACAccgggagacaccagggagacaccagggagacaccgGGGAAATacacaggcagggagggagacaccggggagacaccagggagaccccagggagacaccagggaaATACACAGGCAAAggagggagacaccagggagaccccaggggagacaccagggagaccACCAGGAGACAACCAGGGAAATACACAGGCAGGAAGGGAGAACcaggagacaccagggagaccCAGGGAGACACCGGGGAGTCACCAGGGAGACcccagggagacaccagggagacaccgGGGAAAtaccaggcagggagggagacaccagggagacaccCGGGAGACACCGGGGAGACacagtgaggtag